A window of Streptomyces sp. SAI-127 contains these coding sequences:
- a CDS encoding glycoside hydrolase family 95-like protein — MSSPSAPDPSRRAVLATGSALGGTLLASGLPLTQATAADRTEAAPPAGDPWRTVLDDADLVWQRMPTAWYEGPFLGNGFLGSGIYAEPGAASTAVRFNIQHSEVQDHRPEFGSLFGLARLPIGYFTLEPVGAITGLDWRLSLRDAELTGTLTTDKGTLALRALIHNDRSVLAVEVTASEGERGFRWVFHPADAISPRAAFKPLPDGYQGNPPAQVADHDGITAAVQPLLAGGQHVTAWRERAGGRTRTLYAHVAHSYPGTTALGRALTAVRRTEQLPYSALAVDHRAWWHAYYRKSFLSLPDARIQRFYWIQLYKTASAARRDAPVMATSGPWLEPTPWPNTWWNLNAQLEYWLIHGSNHLELDAITRALSESRDNLARETPTPYRADSLGIPRTTDPQLVNGAASTLMGYGVGVPGQDPPTPEVGNLTWALHNVWLSYRHTMDRSILQDVLFPLLRKAINYYLHFLEPGPDGKLHLPATFSPEYGGDSRDCNYDLMLLTWGCRTLLDSAELLGIDDPLAPRWREVLARRVPYPTDANGFMIGADIPFAKSHRHYSHLLAVYPLYEVTGRTPDERALIERSLAHWVGFEGALQGYTFTGAASMSALLGKGEDALGYLGELMSRFIKPNTMYQESGPVIETPLSAAQSLHDMVCQSWGGVIRVFPALPGAWADLVVHDFRTQGAFLLGARREDGATRWVRLVSEAGAPCVVRHGIAGPVDVRDGRGRPLRHTEVGDGALQVALRKGESVLITAKGDRPDLTVAPVRPNEDAPRWGLPRI, encoded by the coding sequence GTGTCCAGCCCCTCCGCGCCCGATCCGTCCAGACGCGCCGTGCTCGCCACCGGATCCGCTCTCGGCGGCACACTCCTGGCGTCGGGTCTGCCTCTCACGCAGGCGACGGCAGCCGACCGTACCGAGGCCGCCCCGCCGGCCGGCGACCCCTGGCGCACCGTTCTCGACGACGCCGACCTCGTCTGGCAGCGGATGCCGACGGCCTGGTACGAAGGCCCGTTCCTCGGGAACGGCTTCCTCGGCTCCGGGATCTACGCTGAGCCGGGAGCCGCCTCGACGGCGGTGCGCTTCAACATCCAGCACTCCGAAGTGCAGGACCACCGTCCCGAGTTCGGCTCCCTCTTCGGTCTCGCCCGGCTGCCGATCGGGTACTTCACACTGGAGCCGGTGGGCGCGATCACCGGGCTCGACTGGCGGCTGTCGCTGCGCGACGCCGAGTTGACCGGCACGCTCACCACCGACAAGGGCACCTTGGCCCTGCGCGCCCTGATCCACAACGACCGCTCGGTCCTGGCCGTGGAAGTGACCGCGAGCGAAGGCGAGCGCGGCTTCCGGTGGGTGTTCCATCCAGCGGACGCGATCAGCCCGCGGGCCGCCTTCAAGCCGCTGCCGGACGGCTACCAGGGCAATCCGCCCGCCCAGGTCGCCGACCACGACGGGATCACCGCCGCCGTGCAGCCGCTGCTGGCAGGCGGGCAGCACGTCACCGCGTGGCGGGAGCGGGCCGGGGGCCGGACCCGGACGCTGTACGCGCACGTCGCGCACTCCTACCCCGGGACCACGGCTCTGGGCCGGGCCCTCACAGCGGTCCGCCGGACGGAACAACTCCCCTACTCCGCCCTGGCGGTGGACCACCGCGCCTGGTGGCACGCCTACTACCGCAAGAGCTTCCTGTCCCTCCCCGACGCCCGTATCCAGCGCTTCTACTGGATCCAGCTGTACAAGACCGCCTCCGCCGCCCGCCGTGACGCCCCCGTGATGGCGACGAGCGGGCCCTGGCTGGAGCCCACACCCTGGCCCAACACCTGGTGGAACCTGAACGCCCAACTGGAGTACTGGCTCATCCACGGCTCCAACCACCTCGAACTGGACGCCATCACCCGGGCGTTGAGCGAGTCCCGGGACAACCTCGCCCGTGAGACGCCGACGCCGTACCGCGCCGACTCGCTGGGCATCCCGCGCACCACCGACCCGCAACTGGTCAACGGCGCGGCCAGCACCCTCATGGGATACGGCGTCGGCGTCCCCGGCCAGGACCCTCCCACCCCCGAAGTCGGCAATCTGACCTGGGCGCTGCACAACGTCTGGCTCAGCTACCGGCACACGATGGACAGGTCGATCCTCCAGGACGTGCTGTTCCCCCTGCTGCGCAAGGCGATCAACTACTACCTGCACTTCCTCGAGCCCGGCCCGGACGGCAAGCTGCACCTGCCCGCCACCTTCTCCCCGGAGTACGGCGGCGACTCGCGCGACTGCAACTACGACCTGATGCTCCTGACCTGGGGCTGCCGAACCCTGCTCGACTCCGCCGAACTCCTCGGCATCGACGACCCGTTGGCGCCCCGCTGGCGCGAGGTGCTGGCGAGACGGGTGCCGTATCCGACGGACGCGAACGGCTTCATGATCGGCGCGGACATCCCCTTCGCGAAGTCGCACCGCCACTACTCCCACCTGCTCGCGGTCTACCCGCTGTACGAGGTCACCGGCCGCACGCCCGACGAACGTGCCCTGATCGAGAGGTCGTTGGCACACTGGGTGGGCTTCGAAGGTGCCCTGCAGGGCTACACCTTCACCGGCGCCGCCTCCATGTCCGCGCTGCTCGGCAAGGGCGAGGACGCCCTGGGGTACCTCGGCGAGCTGATGAGCCGTTTCATCAAGCCCAACACGATGTACCAGGAGTCCGGGCCGGTCATCGAGACACCGCTGTCGGCGGCACAGTCACTGCACGACATGGTGTGTCAGTCGTGGGGCGGGGTCATCAGGGTGTTTCCCGCCCTGCCCGGCGCCTGGGCGGACCTGGTCGTGCACGACTTCCGTACGCAGGGCGCCTTCCTGCTCGGCGCCCGGCGTGAGGACGGCGCCACGCGCTGGGTGCGGCTGGTGAGCGAGGCGGGTGCGCCCTGCGTCGTACGGCACGGGATCGCGGGTCCCGTCGACGTACGCGACGGACGGGGGCGCCCCCTCCGGCACACCGAGGTCGGCGACGGTGCCCTTCAAGTGGCCCTGCGCAAGGGGGAGTCGGTGCTCATCACGGCCAAGGGCGACCGTCCCGACCTGACGGTCGCGCCCGTGCGCCCGAACGAGGACGCGCCCCGCTGGGGGCTGCCCCGCATCTGA
- a CDS encoding PfkB family carbohydrate kinase yields MHKVEPTTSRRSQGLFVGLCTVDVIQLVDHVPGSDEKLTAREQVVAAGGPAANAAVTFSHLGGGARLLTGIGSHPLGVAVAADLRKLGVSVSDLAADSVEPPAVSSILVTESSGDRAVASTNATGYRLTPPDDLDALVAACDIVEFDGHHMELATAIARAARAAGRRTVLDGGSWKAGTEELLPSIDVAVCSDDFRPPGTHTPADVLRFLREHGVVWSAVSRGARPIEWAGPEVGGTVDVPAVRVADTLGAGDVLHGALTHHLATQGDLTPYGFGAALRAAAVVAARACASFGTRAWMQGR; encoded by the coding sequence GTGCACAAGGTGGAGCCGACGACCAGCCGACGATCTCAAGGGCTGTTCGTCGGCCTGTGCACGGTGGATGTCATTCAGCTCGTGGACCATGTGCCGGGCTCCGACGAGAAGCTGACGGCTCGTGAGCAGGTGGTGGCCGCGGGCGGTCCCGCCGCGAACGCGGCCGTGACCTTCAGCCATCTGGGTGGCGGGGCCAGGCTGCTCACCGGGATCGGTTCCCATCCGCTGGGAGTCGCGGTGGCGGCGGATCTGCGGAAGCTGGGGGTGAGCGTGTCGGACCTGGCCGCCGATTCTGTCGAGCCGCCCGCCGTGTCGTCCATTCTGGTCACCGAGTCGAGCGGGGACCGCGCCGTGGCGTCGACCAACGCGACCGGATACCGTCTCACGCCGCCCGACGATCTCGACGCGCTGGTGGCCGCCTGCGACATCGTCGAGTTCGACGGCCACCACATGGAGCTTGCGACGGCGATCGCCCGCGCCGCGCGTGCCGCCGGCCGGAGGACCGTTCTGGACGGGGGCAGCTGGAAGGCCGGTACGGAGGAGCTGCTCCCGTCGATCGACGTGGCCGTCTGCTCGGACGACTTCCGGCCTCCCGGCACGCACACCCCGGCGGACGTCCTGCGGTTCCTGAGGGAACACGGGGTTGTCTGGTCGGCGGTGAGTCGCGGAGCGCGGCCCATCGAGTGGGCGGGCCCCGAAGTCGGGGGCACCGTGGACGTACCCGCCGTCCGGGTCGCGGACACGCTGGGCGCCGGTGACGTCCTCCACGGGGCGCTCACCCATCACCTCGCCACTCAGGGGGACTTGACCCCGTACGGCTTCGGCGCAGCCCTGCGCGCCGCGGCGGTGGTGGCCGCACGGGCGTGTGCCTCGTTCGGCACCCGGGCCTGGATGCAAGGACGATGA
- a CDS encoding DUF1801 domain-containing protein, giving the protein MAAGTRKTTRKTETFTAEERAAMKERAQEVKASARRGSRADKAAEDEAAVVAKIAEMEDADRAMAERIHAVVKASAPGLAPKLWYGMPAYAKDGKVVCFFQSAQKFNARYATFGFNDKANLDEGTMWPTAFALTQLTAADEARIGELVKRAAG; this is encoded by the coding sequence ATGGCGGCCGGCACACGGAAGACGACCAGGAAGACCGAGACGTTCACCGCCGAGGAGCGCGCCGCGATGAAGGAGCGCGCCCAGGAGGTGAAGGCGTCGGCGCGCCGCGGCTCGCGTGCCGACAAGGCGGCGGAGGACGAGGCCGCCGTGGTCGCGAAGATCGCCGAGATGGAGGACGCGGACCGGGCCATGGCCGAACGGATCCACGCCGTCGTCAAGGCGAGCGCACCCGGCCTGGCGCCGAAGCTCTGGTACGGCATGCCCGCGTACGCCAAGGACGGCAAGGTCGTCTGTTTCTTCCAGAGCGCGCAGAAGTTCAACGCGCGGTACGCGACCTTCGGCTTCAACGACAAGGCGAACCTCGACGAGGGCACGATGTGGCCGACCGCCTTCGCGCTCACGCAGCTGACCGCGGCCGACGAGGCGCGGATCGGGGAGCTCGTGAAGAGGGCGGCGGGCTGA
- a CDS encoding carboxymuconolactone decarboxylase family protein: MQSRMQNPAVVLSDAMQPIQQLFKAVHSGGVDGQTLELVHLRVSQINGCSACVDGGAKTARKAGVSDDRLATVAAWREAPYFTEEERAALALAEAATRLADRPDAVSDEVWDTAATYFDEKQLAAIVLMISVTNLFNRLNATTRQIAGAWG, translated from the coding sequence ATGCAGTCCCGTATGCAGAACCCCGCCGTCGTCCTGTCCGACGCGATGCAGCCCATCCAGCAGCTCTTCAAGGCCGTGCACTCCGGTGGGGTGGACGGGCAGACGCTGGAGCTGGTGCATCTGCGGGTCAGTCAGATCAACGGCTGCAGCGCCTGTGTCGACGGCGGCGCCAAGACGGCCCGTAAGGCGGGAGTGAGCGACGATCGGCTGGCCACGGTCGCCGCATGGCGCGAGGCCCCCTACTTCACCGAGGAGGAGCGGGCGGCGCTCGCGCTGGCCGAGGCGGCGACGCGGCTCGCCGACCGCCCCGACGCGGTGAGCGACGAGGTCTGGGACACGGCCGCCACCTACTTCGACGAGAAGCAGCTCGCCGCGATCGTCCTGATGATCAGTGTGACTAACCTGTTCAACCGGCTCAACGCCACGACCCGGCAGATCGCCGGCGCGTGGGGGTGA
- a CDS encoding tetratricopeptide repeat protein → MEHDRTMVGDPQEELAARLRLLQELSKRGVRALARDAGLSSSSLSRYLGGQTVPPWPAVIALCRLVQRDPRPLRPLWERASNPLPAPPKTTRQVHPPSPPAGAPRPPRNDLPRDVPDFTGREAQITAVLDGLGDSRVIAVDGMAGVGKTCLAVHAAHRLTADYADAQLYLDLHGFTEGRKPLDPDRALRTLLAALDVPSEKVPQEGGVEELAACWRSELAHRRAVVVLDNAADAEQVRPLLPGAGPSVALITSRNRLLGLDEVPPVSLDVLTEQESAELLARASGEADGREGRLARDPESTAEVLRLCGRLPLALRLAAARLRHRPGWTVGILVERMAEGASEFDTAFAMSVRQLDRAKARLFRLLGLLPGSSFDEHVAAALADVPLRSAREMLEDLLDAHLVQQPAAGRYRLHDLVHQHARRATMEQDSPAERDRALTRVLDYYVHAAAAADAAMPFLSLSREATVDGPPAELPHFDDKIAALIWFGTEYLNLLAAFEAAEGAGADRHLCELPRFMRAYFARRCGTTMLNGLFERSLAAARRLGDPLQLAEVHSDLGFARYNAGRMAEASAAYEAAASLVSRAGDIRAEAELAMRRGYLAWDEGYVEEPLALFRLAGKLYADADCPMGTAHATAYEAWALLQLGHREEAAQLARTALEAPHADGAWPPTLTALITLGVAIAHEDPDEAVGHLHQALALAREDGHQHNEAWCLNCLGVALRRMGRYEEALTRHEQAFALLDELFEDHWKIHFLSAYGETCRLAGLPDQALRLHHQALELAPKLGHRHAEALAREGIAAILDESDPVAAAEHRAAGRAVLPDPPSTADDRAR, encoded by the coding sequence GTGGAGCACGACAGGACGATGGTCGGAGACCCGCAGGAGGAGCTGGCTGCCCGGCTCCGCCTGCTCCAGGAGCTGTCGAAGCGGGGCGTACGGGCCCTCGCACGGGACGCCGGTCTCAGCTCGTCGTCGCTGTCCCGCTACCTCGGCGGCCAGACCGTTCCGCCGTGGCCTGCCGTGATCGCCCTGTGCCGCCTCGTCCAGCGCGACCCCCGCCCGCTGCGCCCGCTGTGGGAGCGGGCCTCCAACCCCCTTCCGGCACCGCCGAAGACCACTCGCCAGGTTCACCCCCCGTCGCCGCCCGCCGGTGCCCCGCGCCCGCCCCGCAACGACCTCCCCCGCGACGTACCCGACTTCACCGGACGCGAGGCCCAGATCACGGCCGTGCTCGACGGGCTGGGCGACAGCCGGGTGATCGCCGTCGACGGCATGGCCGGCGTCGGCAAGACCTGCCTGGCCGTGCACGCCGCGCACCGGCTCACCGCCGACTACGCCGACGCCCAGCTCTACCTGGACCTGCACGGCTTCACCGAGGGCCGCAAGCCGCTCGACCCCGACCGCGCCCTGCGCACCCTCCTCGCCGCCCTCGATGTGCCCTCCGAGAAGGTCCCGCAGGAAGGCGGTGTGGAGGAGCTGGCCGCCTGCTGGCGATCCGAACTGGCTCACCGGCGAGCCGTCGTGGTCCTCGACAACGCCGCCGACGCCGAACAGGTCCGCCCGCTGCTGCCCGGCGCCGGCCCTTCCGTCGCCCTCATCACCAGCCGCAACCGGCTGCTCGGCCTGGACGAGGTCCCTCCGGTGTCGCTGGACGTGCTGACCGAGCAGGAGAGCGCCGAACTGCTGGCCCGCGCCAGCGGTGAGGCCGACGGCCGCGAGGGGCGCCTGGCCCGTGACCCCGAGTCCACGGCCGAGGTCCTGCGCCTGTGCGGCCGGCTGCCGCTGGCCCTGAGGCTGGCCGCGGCCCGGCTGCGGCACCGGCCGGGCTGGACCGTCGGCATCCTCGTCGAGAGGATGGCGGAGGGAGCGAGCGAGTTCGACACCGCGTTCGCCATGTCCGTACGGCAGTTGGACCGCGCCAAGGCCCGGCTGTTCCGTCTGCTGGGCCTGCTGCCGGGGTCCTCGTTCGACGAACACGTGGCAGCCGCCCTGGCCGACGTGCCGCTGCGCAGCGCCCGCGAGATGCTGGAGGACCTGCTGGACGCGCACCTCGTCCAGCAGCCGGCGGCCGGCCGCTACCGCCTGCACGACCTGGTCCACCAGCACGCCCGCCGCGCCACCATGGAGCAGGACTCCCCGGCGGAACGGGACCGGGCGCTGACCCGGGTGCTCGACTACTACGTGCATGCGGCGGCCGCAGCGGATGCCGCGATGCCGTTCCTGTCCCTGAGCCGCGAGGCCACCGTGGACGGCCCACCGGCCGAGCTGCCCCACTTCGACGACAAGATCGCGGCCCTCATCTGGTTCGGCACCGAGTACCTCAACCTGCTGGCCGCCTTCGAGGCGGCGGAGGGCGCCGGGGCCGACCGGCACCTGTGCGAACTACCGCGCTTCATGCGGGCGTACTTCGCCCGGCGCTGCGGCACCACGATGCTCAACGGCCTCTTCGAGAGGTCCCTGGCCGCCGCCCGACGCCTCGGTGACCCCCTGCAACTGGCCGAGGTACACAGCGACTTGGGATTCGCCCGCTACAACGCGGGCCGCATGGCGGAGGCGAGTGCCGCGTACGAGGCGGCGGCATCGCTGGTGTCGCGGGCGGGGGACATCCGCGCGGAGGCCGAACTGGCCATGAGACGTGGCTACTTGGCGTGGGACGAGGGATACGTCGAGGAGCCGCTGGCCTTGTTCCGGTTGGCGGGGAAGCTGTACGCGGACGCCGACTGCCCGATGGGCACGGCCCACGCGACCGCGTACGAGGCCTGGGCGCTGCTGCAACTGGGACACCGGGAGGAGGCGGCGCAGTTGGCCCGAACGGCGCTGGAGGCCCCACACGCCGACGGAGCATGGCCGCCCACCCTGACGGCCCTGATCACGCTGGGCGTGGCCATCGCCCACGAGGACCCCGACGAGGCCGTCGGCCACCTCCACCAGGCGCTCGCGCTGGCCCGCGAGGACGGACACCAGCACAACGAGGCATGGTGCCTGAACTGCCTCGGCGTCGCCCTGCGCCGAATGGGCCGCTACGAGGAGGCCCTGACACGTCACGAGCAGGCCTTCGCTCTGCTGGACGAACTGTTCGAGGACCACTGGAAGATCCACTTCCTCAGCGCCTACGGCGAGACCTGCCGCCTCGCAGGCCTGCCCGACCAGGCCCTGCGCCTGCACCATCAGGCCCTGGAACTGGCCCCGAAACTGGGCCACCGCCATGCCGAGGCCCTGGCCCGCGAGGGCATCGCGGCCATCCTCGACGAGAGCGACCCGGTAGCGGCGGCGGAACACCGGGCAGCGGGGCGGGCCGTACTGCCGGACCCACCCTCCACTGCCGATGACCGTGCTCGGTGA
- a CDS encoding MFS transporter, whose translation MLTVLRNRAYRHLFAAQVIALVGTGLATVALGLLAYDIAGARAGSVLGTALAIKMVAYVAIAPAVGAVADRMPRRTLMVSADLIRAGVALLLPFVDQVWQVYALVFLLQSASAAFTPTFQAVIPDVLPEERDYTRALSMSRLAYDLESLFSPALAAALLSLITYNWLFTGTVLGFLASAVLVVSVLLPKTRAALNSRPRARATAGTRPFFTVPELRALLALNLAVAAASAMVTVNSVVYVRDFLGLSTDAVPLALGAYGAGSMVVALALPRVLDRVPDRSVMLPGAVLLGFVFAALGAITAAQSGSWRWPVLLAVWALFGAACSMVLTPTGRLVRRSAPAEERTAAFAAQFSLSHGCWLLTYPLAGWLGAEAGLQAAVLALGGIALAASLLAVRLWRKPVSVEHEHTDLHDGHPHLTNATWGRAGWRHSHGSVADELHPV comes from the coding sequence ATGCTCACCGTCCTGCGCAACCGCGCCTACCGCCACCTGTTCGCCGCCCAGGTCATCGCCCTGGTCGGCACCGGGCTGGCCACGGTCGCGCTCGGCCTGCTGGCCTACGACATCGCGGGCGCCCGGGCCGGGTCCGTGCTCGGCACCGCGCTCGCGATCAAGATGGTGGCGTACGTCGCGATCGCCCCGGCCGTCGGAGCGGTCGCCGACCGGATGCCGCGCCGGACGCTGATGGTCTCGGCGGACCTGATACGCGCCGGGGTCGCGCTGCTGCTGCCCTTCGTCGACCAGGTCTGGCAGGTCTACGCCCTGGTCTTCCTGCTCCAGTCCGCCTCGGCCGCGTTCACCCCGACCTTCCAGGCCGTCATCCCGGACGTGCTGCCCGAGGAGCGGGACTACACACGCGCTCTGTCCATGTCACGGCTCGCGTACGACCTGGAGAGCCTGTTCTCCCCCGCACTGGCGGCCGCGCTGCTCTCCCTGATCACCTACAACTGGCTGTTCACCGGCACCGTGCTCGGCTTCCTCGCCTCGGCCGTCCTGGTGGTCTCGGTCCTCCTCCCGAAAACCAGGGCCGCGCTGAACTCCCGCCCGCGCGCCAGGGCCACCGCCGGCACCCGGCCCTTCTTCACCGTCCCGGAGCTGCGCGCCCTGCTCGCGCTCAACCTCGCGGTCGCCGCCGCGAGCGCGATGGTGACCGTCAACTCCGTCGTCTACGTCCGTGACTTCCTCGGGCTGTCGACAGATGCCGTGCCCCTCGCACTCGGTGCCTACGGGGCCGGGTCGATGGTCGTGGCGCTCGCCCTGCCTCGTGTGCTGGATCGGGTTCCGGACCGGTCGGTGATGCTGCCCGGCGCCGTGCTGCTCGGCTTCGTCTTCGCCGCGCTCGGCGCCATCACGGCCGCGCAGAGCGGAAGTTGGCGCTGGCCAGTCCTCCTCGCGGTGTGGGCCCTCTTCGGTGCCGCCTGCTCGATGGTGCTCACCCCGACCGGACGGCTCGTCCGCCGCTCGGCGCCGGCCGAGGAGCGTACGGCCGCTTTCGCCGCCCAGTTCTCCCTCTCGCACGGCTGCTGGCTGCTGACGTACCCGCTCGCCGGCTGGCTCGGCGCGGAGGCCGGACTCCAGGCGGCCGTGCTCGCGCTGGGCGGGATCGCGCTGGCCGCCTCCCTGCTGGCCGTACGCCTGTGGCGGAAGCCAGTGTCCGTCGAGCACGAGCACACCGACCTCCACGACGGCCACCCCCACCTCACCAATGCCACGTGGGGCAGGGCCGGTTGGCGGCACAGCCACGGCTCGGTGGCCGACGAGCTGCATCCGGTGTGA
- a CDS encoding metalloregulator ArsR/SmtB family transcription factor: MPESHSVSPAADAHLRALDSARLAEATGVFAMLSDATRLHLLWLLAQEESDVGSLTERIDASRTAVSQHLAKLRLAGLVDTRREGRHIYYRLSDGHLRRLVVEALSHADHRVSGKAPHD; this comes from the coding sequence ATGCCAGAAAGCCACTCCGTCTCACCTGCGGCCGATGCGCATCTACGGGCCCTGGACAGTGCGCGACTCGCCGAGGCGACCGGCGTGTTCGCGATGCTCTCCGACGCCACCCGGCTGCATCTGCTGTGGCTGCTCGCGCAGGAGGAGTCGGACGTCGGCTCGCTCACCGAGCGCATCGACGCCTCGCGCACGGCGGTCAGTCAGCACTTGGCGAAGCTGCGGCTGGCCGGGCTCGTGGACACCCGTCGTGAGGGGCGGCACATCTACTACCGGCTCAGCGACGGGCATCTGCGGCGGCTGGTCGTGGAGGCGCTCAGCCACGCCGACCACCGGGTGAGCGGGAAGGCCCCGCACGACTGA
- a CDS encoding DUF1775 domain-containing protein: MSRTTLSRLALASAATTALVLLTAVPAAAHVEVESDKAQALAQNVEIAFDAESESATAGITEIRVVLPEGIAPADVAYGEGPKGWKFTANDDGYTVKGPAVNAGVNAEYSVVVKQLPDAKELAFKTLQSYSDGRTDRWIELDENGENPAPVLQLKAAAPGATPISPSPTASESPSPTPTPEETTASATPQAADTEKDDDGGLSAGAWTGIIAAILVAAAAVAFFVRRRGAAQ, from the coding sequence ATGTCCCGTACCACCCTGTCGCGCCTGGCCCTCGCGTCGGCCGCGACCACCGCCCTCGTACTGCTCACCGCCGTCCCGGCCGCCGCCCACGTGGAGGTGGAGTCCGACAAGGCCCAGGCCCTCGCCCAGAACGTCGAGATCGCCTTCGATGCCGAGTCGGAGTCCGCCACCGCCGGCATCACAGAGATCCGGGTCGTCCTGCCCGAGGGCATCGCCCCGGCCGACGTGGCGTACGGAGAGGGTCCCAAGGGCTGGAAGTTCACGGCGAACGACGACGGGTACACCGTCAAGGGCCCCGCCGTGAACGCCGGTGTCAACGCCGAGTACTCCGTCGTGGTCAAGCAGCTGCCCGACGCGAAGGAACTGGCCTTCAAGACCCTCCAGTCCTACAGCGACGGCCGTACCGACCGCTGGATCGAGCTCGACGAGAACGGGGAGAACCCCGCCCCTGTGCTCCAGTTGAAGGCCGCCGCACCCGGCGCGACCCCGATCAGCCCCTCCCCCACCGCCTCCGAGAGCCCGTCCCCGACCCCGACCCCCGAGGAGACGACCGCCTCGGCGACCCCGCAGGCGGCGGACACCGAGAAGGACGACGACGGCGGACTGTCGGCGGGCGCCTGGACCGGCATCATCGCGGCGATCCTCGTCGCGGCCGCGGCCGTGGCGTTCTTCGTACGGCGCCGAGGTGCCGCCCAGTAA
- a CDS encoding helix-turn-helix domain-containing protein, translating to MNDDSERAAPRRKDARRNKETLLDAAAAVFVSKGVEAPVRDIAAEAGVGLGTIYRHFPTRSDLIIAVYRHQVDACAEAGPALLASSETAHAALEQWISLFVDFLVTKHGLAGVLQSDNSGFETLHAYFLDRLVPVCTQLLDAAATTGEIRSGVRAYELMRGVGNLCIGADSDPDYDPRRLVGILIAGLRLPR from the coding sequence GTGAACGACGACTCGGAGCGCGCGGCCCCACGCCGGAAGGACGCCCGGCGCAACAAGGAGACCCTGCTCGACGCGGCCGCCGCGGTGTTCGTCAGCAAGGGCGTGGAGGCACCGGTGCGTGACATCGCCGCCGAGGCCGGTGTCGGCCTCGGCACGATCTACCGGCACTTCCCCACCCGGTCGGACCTGATCATCGCCGTCTACCGGCACCAGGTCGACGCCTGCGCCGAGGCCGGTCCCGCCCTGCTGGCGAGCAGCGAGACGGCGCATGCCGCGCTGGAGCAGTGGATCAGCCTCTTCGTCGACTTCCTGGTCACCAAGCACGGGCTCGCGGGCGTCCTGCAGTCCGACAACTCCGGCTTCGAGACACTGCACGCCTACTTCCTCGACCGCCTCGTGCCCGTGTGCACCCAGCTGCTCGACGCCGCGGCCACGACCGGTGAGATCCGCTCCGGCGTCAGGGCGTACGAGTTGATGCGCGGGGTCGGCAACCTCTGCATCGGCGCGGACAGCGATCCCGACTACGACCCGCGGCGGCTGGTCGGGATCCTCATTGCGGGTCTGCGTCTGCCGCGCTGA
- a CDS encoding aldo/keto reductase — MQYRTLGRTGVQVSTLALGAMNFGRIGRTTQDEATAIVDAALEAGINVIDTADMYGDGESEEMVGKAVAGRRDDIVLATKAGMPIGDERNHQGSSRRWLVTELDASLRRLGVDHVDLYQIHRWDPNTGDEETLSALTDLQRAGKIRYFGSSTFPAHRIVQAQWAAHEHRLSRYVTEQPSYSILQRGIETHVLPVTQEYGLGVLVWSPLASGWLSGAIRAGRDITTHRSAFLPARFDTAIPANRTRLDAVERLAAVAEEAGLTLIQLALGFVTAHPGVTSALVGPRTVDHLRAQLAAADTVLTDDVLDAIDEIVAPGTDLAPDEKFDTPPALLDPSLRRR; from the coding sequence ATGCAGTACCGCACCTTGGGCCGCACCGGTGTCCAGGTCAGCACCCTCGCGCTCGGCGCGATGAACTTCGGCAGGATCGGCCGCACCACCCAGGACGAGGCCACCGCGATCGTCGACGCCGCTCTCGAGGCCGGCATCAACGTCATCGACACCGCCGACATGTACGGCGACGGCGAGTCGGAGGAGATGGTCGGCAAGGCCGTCGCCGGGCGCCGCGACGACATCGTGCTGGCCACCAAGGCCGGCATGCCCATCGGCGACGAGCGCAACCACCAGGGCAGTTCACGCCGCTGGCTGGTCACCGAACTGGACGCCAGCCTGCGCCGCCTCGGCGTCGACCACGTCGACCTGTACCAGATCCACCGCTGGGACCCGAACACCGGCGACGAGGAGACCCTGTCCGCCCTCACCGACCTGCAACGCGCCGGAAAGATCCGCTACTTCGGCTCCTCCACCTTCCCCGCCCACCGCATCGTGCAGGCCCAGTGGGCCGCCCACGAGCACCGCCTGAGCCGTTACGTCACCGAACAGCCCAGCTACTCCATCCTCCAGCGCGGCATAGAGACCCACGTCCTGCCCGTCACCCAGGAGTACGGCCTCGGCGTGCTGGTGTGGAGCCCGCTGGCCTCGGGCTGGCTGTCGGGCGCCATCCGCGCGGGCCGGGACATCACCACCCACCGCTCGGCGTTCCTGCCCGCGCGATTCGACACCGCGATCCCCGCCAACCGGACCAGGCTCGACGCCGTCGAGCGGCTGGCCGCGGTCGCCGAAGAGGCCGGCCTCACGCTCATCCAGCTCGCCCTCGGCTTCGTGACCGCGCACCCCGGCGTGACCAGTGCCCTCGTCGGCCCCCGCACGGTCGACCACCTGCGCGCCCAACTCGCCGCCGCGGACACCGTCCTCACCGACGACGTGCTCGACGCGATCGACGAGATCGTCGCCCCCGGCACCGACCTGGCCCCGGACGAGAAGTTCGACACCCCGCCCGCGCTCCTCGATCCGTCACTGCGCCGCCGCTGA